The Sphaerodactylus townsendi isolate TG3544 linkage group LG02, MPM_Stown_v2.3, whole genome shotgun sequence DNA segment CTGACTGCCTTGTGAACTCAGTATACTTCCATGGACATCATCATTCTCATGTATCATGCTGTGTTTAAAATGACAAATACATATTTACCCaggagcaagtcccactgaattcagtagaaCTTGGCTCTCATTAAACAGGTAAGAGATTCAGCTGGAAAGCCCAGGTTTTCATCCATAAATTTGGCTGATAAGTTTACATTTGTAAACAGTTTTGGTGCtttaaaatttgatttaaagTATACAGGTCCCACTCTCATAAATGGCTCCACAAATCAGAGAAAGGATACACTGGAGAGAGACTGAATGCACAATCCATGCCCAGTTTTTCAAAGTGTTAAAGTACAACCATTAAGACACACTAATTATACCAAATGGTAATCCAAAACACTATGGTAGTGCTAAGGGATACAGCAGTTAAGTCTACTTTGTAATGTATTAATTTTCCAGAGGCAGGTGGAGAACTATTTAAGAGTACATTGCAAATCACAGCATGGAAAGGGAGAGCACAGTGGTGAATATGACTGGGATAGCACTGTCAGCAGGTAATGTGAAAATTGCCTGGACACTGTACCTTTAAGCTGGTGTTGGTGCTCCAGAGGAACTTCACATTAGAACTGCAATGGAAAGTCAACCCCAACTCCCCGCCCAGTATAGAGAAGTTAACTCTATCAATTTTAAGGTTtactatatattaaaaaaatagtccatacacacaaaaatatttgtttaattGGAAACCATACATCAATCTGCACCTTCATACTGTAGTGCAGCACTGTAAAACCAGATTTTCTAAAGCCAGGCCTACCGTTCCAAATAAGatcaattctttttaaaaaagcaaaaaaagaggaggggagtCTAAACAGAGAAAAGAATCAAATCTCAAGATTCAATTCACGCTCACAGTTAGTTTGTTAGGTATATCATTACGCATCTCTCCCTTGTTCCGACCCATACTGTCCTTGATGGTCAACATTGTAATGCAGACAGAAGGTATGTACGTAGCTTTGCTATAAGTTATTCTGCAATTTTGCTTGGCAGGCAGCAGACAAACAAGAAGGGAGTCAACACTACTCCAGGAGAATGACTACAAACTTTCAACTAGAGTGGAAATTACCTCCCAAACCAGCAACAACTTTTGCTGTCTTTCGGTGAGAAGTTTAGTTCTAACAGGAAGAGCCCAGGCCGTTATGACAATTTCCTTAATGGTTTGCTCTAGAACCTAAACTGCCCCAGCTCCTGTATTAGCGTTCAGGTTACTTTTAATAAAGTACAGGTTACTGTAGGATTCATCTCCACATACTTAAGCTAAGAAGATGTGCTCAAACCAtgacaaaccatttttttaaaaaaagaagtgaggCGCAGAGGAAAGGATCAAAAGTCTGCATCCAATCTTCATGTTTTCTTTCACAGAAAATGTACTCCAAAAGCTTCTGTCATTGGACGTATTTCGCCTGTCAATGAGACTACCAACTCACAGTATCAACACGCAAAGAATCCTCTTCAGAAGAATAATTAAAATTTTACAACAGCCATGTTGGGTAGCTGGCTGAACAAACACCACGCACTTCACACAAGAATAAGTCAACTGTCTGAATAAGGATTTACTTTAACAGAACCTTGTAAGGATACACTACACACCCAATCTCATTTTAAAGGAGTTGATTGGATTTTTATACAACATAGCCCCTGGCATTTTAAAACAGACCCACTGGAGAATGGAATGGAGAATCGGAAATGCAACATTTCAGACCCAGGCTGCATTTGCctttaatacttttttttaaaagtgtgtttggAATATATAGTTGCTTTTATCATGTTTTTAACTTCTTCTCTGAGGAAGAGTTCTCAGAATCTGTGTCTTCAAACTCTGCTCTGTGCCTTTTCTGCCGTCCATGAATTTGCAGGCCATCACTGTCTGCCGGATGCGACTCTGCCACATCCTCTTTTGTGCTAATGCTGTGACTGGCAGAGTCTGCAGCAGAGAAGTAAAATTCCTTGTGTGAGGATGCACATGTCTGCACAAGGCCGCCATTCTCCACATTGACGTGCAACTGTCTTCCTTGGGATCCAGCCTCCTGCTCTCCTAAACCTTGTCCGTTATTGAAGTAAGAAGAGCAAGGGTGCAAGTGGCCATTACTGTGGTTTGCACAAGAATGGTCAGTGTTCTTATCCTCActgtcatccagcaggtttctaGAGTAACTTCCAGATCCACTGCAGTTGGCAGCACTGGAAAATGAATCCTTAGAAAAAGCCAAAAGATTGGGGCTGGAAGCTGGCTGACAGTTCTGACTGTTCTTCTGTTCAACAAATCCTGCCACTTGATTGCATGGTTCTTCAGTGCACCTTTCTTTACAAACAGCTGTCCCATTGAGCTTTTTGGACTCAAAAGAACGCTCCCCAGATCTGCTTCCAGTATCATGGGAAAGGCTTTCTTGGTCTTCCGGCTGTTGCTGATTATCACATTCATGCCCTGTGCCATTTCTAGAGTGTTCGCCTGAGCTGGGTTCCTTGCAGGTCTCTTTAGTGCAGCTTTCAGTACAAGAATCCTGGCTGCCTTGCATTTTTCTGCTAGTTCCTGGTCTCCCTTCAATCTCTCCAACTCGTGACGACTCACCATCTTTATTAGCTGCATAAGACATATAAGAATAATGAAGCCACCTGAAAGCTCTGTAGATCTTCCTGTCTACTGATTCACTTTCTGAGCAAGGAGAAGCCTTTTCCTTTTGGACTTCTGCACTAGGCGCCTTTCTTTCCGGTGATGAAGTAGGAGAAGGGGAGACGTCATCCACTTTGATCTGGGGATAATCATAGATGTCCTCCCCTATGTAGGTACTTGTGTTCTCTGAATTTGCACTAgtcctttcttccttttgtagTTTGGATCTGCGCCTCATTGCATTGCGTTGCCGGGTTGAGGCACGGCGTTTATTCAGCTCCTCATCATCTTCtgagctgctactgctgctgctggagctgctAGAGTCATTCTCTTCCGGGCTAGGGGATCTGGGCCGTGGAAAAAGATCAGCATCCAGCTCTGTCTCACACGTGTTTTCATCAGAATCAGACTCATTAGAAAGTGCCAGGAGACGTTTATCTTGATACCTCCTAAGCGCAGACAACCGTTGCCGACGAGTAACCACATCCTCTCTGGCTGGAGGAGATTCTGTAGATCTCAAGGTTCCCAAGTTATATGCTGCTTCATCAGATTCTTCTGCCATGTGAGGTGGGGATTGGCGCAAGGAAGTGGAGGACTCTGATTCACTGTAGCCCGAGCGTTCACTGACTCCAGCATGAAGCTGCAGGATCGTGCTTTCACTGAGGTCACTATCTGAGTCAGAACTCCAGCCCTCGATCTCCCGTCGGACCAAGGAGTCAAAAAAGGCCATCATTCGTGGATCCTCTTGGACTGACTGATTGGCATAATCATGGGATAAGCCACTGCCACTGTTCAGTACAAGACTAATGTACTCTTCGTGAGTGTAGAGGCAACGTGAATCATCCTCAATTTTACCATCCAGATCTCCTGTGCATCCAGGTTGCCTGTATGGACTCCAGATCTgaaaagtaataataaaaaagtCATCCACACACAATTTAAGGCATTTCATACAAATGTATCTGCATTGCTATGATTTTAGAGTATGAAAGAAATCAATTACTGCAATAACTTTCAGCGTGGCTGGATTTTACAGAACTGTTCTTTTAACCCACTTCAATTGATATGTTCAATTTTTAAGGCAGCATCTTCTCCACTACTCAGAGATGCCCTCAGAATTTTAATTCTACAGCAGATTCAgtactttgtttttatttaagaGGTAgttacttgggggtgggggaggaggaactgTGGATGAGAAACACTTGGTTGCTTTCTGAGTAACTCTAGACACTAGTTTCTCAGGAAACTAGAATAGGTGAGATGTGTAAATGCATTATATCAAGTTGTACATTTCTGTATTGAAGAGTATTCATTGTATATTGAAGAACATGTGTGTGACACAGTACTGGCACCTACATTCTCTGATGATGTTAGGGTCAAGATGAGGTAATAATGCAAATGGACATTTGGACTGTGGACATTTCCATTCACACATTTCTATGAAGCTGAAGGAAGAAGGTAGCATATGATTTGCCCTTGTCCAACCAAGGTTTcattacctggataaatgtgcagTTTAAATTACACATTCATATGTACACAGGTTGAAAGTAATATAATTTCTCATCTTGTgtacaaagaaaaatcaagagCATACTGTACACAGAAGCCCTATTCACATGTTGCAGTGAAGATACATACATCCAACAAATGTGTAGATCTGTTTGTAAGGAAAAGCCAACGTGTGTTCACTTTACTAATGAAACTGGGAACCAGTACGTGGATAAATGTGAGTTTGTGTCACTTGTCCAGCTGTATATGTGTTGGATAATATGAGATTGAATGTAGACTATATAAAGGACATATTATCTGTTTACTGCATGTATTGCCCCGTTcttgctgcattgttttctaccaATGTAATGCccttttttctaaattttctaaatTGTATTCTGTATCATCTATGATAGGCTTACTCAGATGTCTGTAATCCTAGTCCCAGTAGACTAGAAGTGATTTATTAGATCTTCATATTGTTTCCCTTTACTCTGCATAATCTGCTTTTGAGACTCAGCAAGAGAGACAGACTAAATATAGTAAGTTAAAAAAATTGTACATGCATTTACTGTGAAGTGTAGCTTTCTACATGACCCAATGCTTTCTGAATGCTGCTAATCATGAGTAGGAAGAATACATGGGGAACCTTCTTCTTCATGTAGGTGCCATGCTTGTGAGCCGGAAAGTACACCGAGGCAGGGCCTCCATGCTTGTGCCTGTTCATCTCCACATGTGGAGTCAATGCATGGATGGGTCATCTGTATACGTTctgtttaaagcacaggtgtcaaactcacagccctccaaatgctatggactacagttcccatcagcccctgccagcatgatgctggcaggggatgatgggaactgtagtccataacatctggagggcagcgagtttgacacctatggaggaTTTTGATTACATTCCTGTCTGTGACGTAAATCCTGAGTTTCTCTCTCCTAACTCCGCTTAGAAAACTAGAACTTTTAAAAGCAACCATATTTTCAACATGTTCCATTACACAGCATGGCTTGAATTCTGCAATAGGGGTGCAGAACTACCAGAAAGCTCTGTCAAGGAGCAAAAGCCTGGCACTTGGTAGGAAGCCTTGGGCTCCTGTCAtgcatgggaagaacaaaagaatGTCTGGAACCTCAGAATAAATAACGGTGAAAAATATTCTGTGTTATGTTCACATGCACTGAAATATTCAGAGTGACACAGTTGCTGCAAGTCAGGATGAGATGAAACCTGCCCAATCAGATTagttgaagaaaagaagagagagataTGAGCCTCTCTGTGGCTGTCTCCATAGAAACAAGGGTTCAGATATCTTCCATCTCTTAAAGAGTAGTGTGCTTTGATTTTCTTTGAAGTGTAAATAGGTGATGCCTTACTACTTATGTTCTTACACAATTTTTGACAAGCTGCCACAGCCAAAAATATTCAGTTCAATACTGTCCTCCAGCTGACACCTCTTCACAAGCTTCTGTGGATTTCTCTAGAGAGACACACACAGGCCATCTCCTTcgcctaccaccaccaccaccaccaccacatctgtTCCAACAGCAATCTGCTCCCTTATGTACTAATCTGGTCTTTCCTTGAAGTGTCTGTTTTGTTTCACATCCCCCATTTGGTTAAAAATCTCAAATCTATATGCACAGACCCACACCCAATTTCTTTATTCTTCTGTAGAGGACAGATCAAGTTTTCAGTTCAGAAGTCaatcaaataaatttaaaatacagcCTTAAAATACACATATGTTGAAAATCCAGAGAAAAACCCTGCAgccagcaccactttcaatgatctgtaactttcaaaataaaaatttagCTACTCTAGCAATGGTGTATCACCACAGGGATCAGACATGGTATCCCTGCTTTAAGAAGTACTTACTTTGGAGCCACCACAGGCAGTGATCTTGGTTTCTCCaaatttaatgttatttttatgaaCAACACAAGCATGGCCTCATCAGATGACCTCATCAGATTTGGAATGGATCACTcaacatgggtgctgtgtggtttccgggctgtatggccgtgttctagcagcattctctcctgacgtttcgcctgcatctgtggctggcatcttcagaggatcttcctctgaagatgtgggggggtggggggggggggggggggggaggggggggggggggggggggggggaggggagagggggggggggggggggtagggggggggggggggggggggggggggctgggggggggggggggtgggggggggggggggggggggggggggggggaggggagggggggggtgggggggggggggggctgggacggtggggttggggggggggggggggggttgggggagtggggggtggggggggggggggtggggggggggtggtggtggggggggtggggggggggggggggggggggtggggggtgggggggggggggggggggtggggggggtggggggggggggggggggggtggggggggtgtggggggggggggggggggggggggggggggtggggggggtgtgtgtgcgcgagtgtgtgtggctgtgcGAGTGTGTGCGGCTCCGTGTGTGCGTGCGAgtgtgtggctgcgcgagtgtgtgtggctcagtGTGCGCGAGTGTATGTGGCTCCATGTGTGTGgctgcgcgtgtgtgtgtgcgcgcgcggggggggctgcccgcccgtcccggtttttgaatgtgaccatctggtcaccttacccttgacttatacgcaagtcaatgactt contains these protein-coding regions:
- the DCAF5 gene encoding DDB1- and CUL4-associated factor 5; this translates as MSRRAGPRGDMRSVVGFLSQRGLHGDPLLTQDFQRRRLRGCRNLYKKDLLGHFGCVNAIEFSNNGGQWLVSGGDDRRVLLWHMERAITSRVKPVQLKGEHHSNIFCLAFNSGNTRVFSGGNDEQVLLHDVESGETLDVFAHEDAVYGLSVSPVNDNVFASSSDDGRVLIWDIRESSNGDPFCLANYPSAFHSVMFNPVEPRLLATANSKEGVGLWDIRKPQSSLLRYGGNLSLQSAMSVRFNSNGTQLLALRRRLPPVLYDIHSRLPVFQFDNQGYFNSCTMKSCCFAGDRDQQCRYICMKCLKLCVDDFFIITFQIWSPYRQPGCTGDLDGKIEDDSRCLYTHEEYISLVLNSGSGLSHDYANQSVQEDPRMMAFFDSLVRREIEGWSSDSDSDLSESTILQLHAGVSERSGYSESESSTSLRQSPPHMAEESDEAAYNLGTLRSTESPPAREDVVTRRQRLSALRRYQDKRLLALSNESDSDENTCETELDADLFPRPRSPSPEENDSSSSSSSSSSSEDDEELNKRRASTRQRNAMRRRSKLQKEERTSANSENTSTYIGEDIYDYPQIKVDDVSPSPTSSPERKAPSAEVQKEKASPCSESESVDRKIYRAFRWLHYSYMSYAANKDGESSRVGEIEGRPGTSRKMQGSQDSCTESCTKETCKEPSSGEHSRNGTGHECDNQQQPEDQESLSHDTGSRSGERSFESKKLNGTAVCKERCTEEPCNQVAGFVEQKNSQNCQPASSPNLLAFSKDSFSSAANCSGSGSYSRNLLDDSEDKNTDHSCANHSNGHLHPCSSYFNNGQGLGEQEAGSQGRQLHVNVENGGLVQTCASSHKEFYFSAADSASHSISTKEDVAESHPADSDGLQIHGRQKRHRAEFEDTDSENSSSEKKLKT